The DNA sequence AGCGGCCGATCACCGTCTTCACACGGTTGTCCTCCCAGCCGTGCGCGGGTGGGGCCCCGTGGCCAGCTCAAGTTGGTCTTGCTTTCGGCGACCCGTTCGCCTTTTCCCTTTGTCAGGGCTTCCACACCTCTGGCCCGCCCTCGTGCCACTCGATCTGGCCCGACTCGATGACATCCAACTCATCCCAGCCTGTCAGGCCGGCGTTCTGCAGGAACACGGTGAGCTCGTGGAGGCTATACGCGGTGCCGAGCATCTTTTCTCCGACGCGCACCTTGCGGCCACCGCTCTCGGACGGCGGGTAGACGATCACGCGGGGCTCGGACATGGCACCAGACTCCCCCTGGCCCACGACCCCGCATCCCAAGCGCATGGTCATGCCGGCGTAGGCGGGCCGTCCAGCAGCCGGGCGGACACGGGCCTCCCTTTGCGCCAGGCCCCGGGAGGTCTCTCCTCCCCCGGGGCCCACGGCATGTGGACTCCGACTTTCCACGCCCGGGAGCTACTGCTTCGCCTTCGATCCGCCGGCTTCGTCAGGGGCCGTTCACCCTCGAGAGCAGTTGCGGGGAGAGGGTTTTCATCATGGTGTTCGTCCAGCGCATCTGCCGCAGGGTCTGCGGGTGACAGGCGGTGCTGAGTTTGAGCAGGCGGCTGTCGCCGGTGGCTTGTGCGGCCTGGGCGAGCATCTCCCAGTAGAGGGAGTTCCCGGTGGCGGCGAGATGGAGGGCACGCAGGTCGCTTAGCAAGCTCAGGTCGGGTTCAGAGGGCTCCTCGAGGGCGTGGTCGGGTCGCTCCGTTCGCTGCCACGCAGTCGGCGGCACGGCGGGGTTGGGCAGGTGGAGTCCGTGGGGTTCGGCGGTGCGGGCGATGCGTTCGGCGTGCTCGTGTGACCAGCGGGCGAGGTCGGTGGCGACGTGGTGGACCTCGTGCTCGGCGGGGTGGCGTTCGGCGGTGTAGAGCAGGTCTTGTTCCAGGGCGCGTTCGCCGTAGTGCAGGGCGCGCAGGACGGTGGGGATGCCGTTCATCGCCGGTGGCCTTCCGTGGATGCGACGGTCTGGTGGGCCATGGCCGATGGGCCGCCCGTGGTGGGCGGAACGGATCGCGGGTCGGCCGGGGCGGAGGCCGTGGTGGTCGGTGCCGGGCAGAGGGTGCCCTCGGCGCGCTCGACGAGTGTCAGACGCGCGGCGGCGGTCTTGAACAGCGGTTGTTTGGAGACCGGGTCCCAGTCGGTGACGGTGGTCTCGTTCGCCGCCCGGCCGCCGTCCTTTCCGGGGTGGTCGCCTTCCGGGGTGTCCCAGTAGCCGTAGTGGAAGGGCAAAAACACCATGCCGTCGCGGATACCGGTGATCCGCAGGCGTCCGCGCACCGATCCGCGCGGGCTGGTGACCTCGACCAGGTCACCTTCCTCCACGCCGTGCCGCAGCGCCTCTCCGGCCGAGAGTTCCACCCACACTTCGGGGGCGGCGGCGTTCAGTTGTGGCGCGCGGCCGGTCTTGGTGCGCGTGTGGAAGTGGTACAGGGTGCGGCCCGTGTTCAGCTGCAAGGGATACGCGTCGTCCGTCGTCTCGTGCGGCGGCAGGTACTCGGCGGCTTTGAGGACTGCCCTGCCGTCGGGGTTGAGCGCCCGGTACTCGGTCTCGGACACGGACGCGCCGGTGAGCAGGTCCCTGCCGTACGTCTCGCAGGTGTCGGGGGCGGCCCAGGTGATCCCGTCGGTGTAGAGCCGCTCCGTGCCCTCGGGTGCTTCGCGCGTGCAGGGCCACTGGATGCCGCTGGCCCCCCGCAGCCGTTCGTAGGTCAGGCCGGTGTAGTCGCAGGGCCGACCGCGGCTGCACTCCTTCCATGCCTCGAACGCCGACTCGGAGTCGTGCCAGGGGACGAGCGGGCGCTCGTCCTTGTCGCGGAAGTCCATTCGGCCGGCGTAGTCGAGCAGGATGTCCAGGTCCGGGCGCGCGTCGCCGGGTGGGTCGACCGCTTTGTCGGAGAGGTGGACGGTGCGGTCGGCGTTGGTGAACGTCCCGGTCTTCTCTCCCCAGGTCGCGGCGGGCAGGACGACGTCCGCGAGCTGGGCGGTCTCGGTGAGATACAGGTCCTGGACAACGGTGAACAGCCGTTCCTGGCCGAGGATGGAGCGGATGCGGTCGAGTTCGGGCAGGGAGACCGCCGGGTTGGTGCCGGAGATCCACAGCATCCGGATCGAGCCCTGCTCGGCGTAGCGGAAGATCTGCATCGCGGGGGTGGGGGGTGCGTAGTGGGGGATGCGGGACGATTCGACGTTCCACACGCGCGCGAGGTCGGCCACGTGCGTGTCGTTCTCCCAGTTGCGGAAGCCTGGGAGGTCGCCGTTGGCCCCGCATTCGCGGGTGTTCTGGGCGGTGGGCTGGCCGTTCATCTGCAGCACGCCGCAGCCGGGGCGGCCGAGCATGCCGCGGATCAGCTGGAGATTGTTGACCTGGCAGGCGGCTGCCGCGGCCTGGTGGGACTGGTAGACGCCCTGGAGCACAGTGGACAGCAGCCGTTCGGCGCCGCCGAGGATCTCGGCGGCTTCGGTGATCCTGCGGGCCGGTACGTCGCAGATCCGGGAGG is a window from the Streptomyces sp. NBC_00299 genome containing:
- a CDS encoding molybdopterin oxidoreductase family protein, with product MRAEVDRIAEPWGERTPYGPDTQWPARVDSFLEPGVTADGVERWMQTASLLHSNGDAMDLAVADGRIVGVRGRPHDRVNRGRLGPKDLFAWQANHSRDRLTTPLIREDGRLVACDWDTAMDRIVDRSQQLLRERGPGSVGFYTSGQLFLEEYYTLAVIARAGIGTNHLDGNTRLCTATAAEALKETFGCDGQPATYTDVDHADVIALFGHNMAETQPVLWMRVLDRLAGGEAPRLVCVDPRPTPAARHASVHLAPRAGTNLALLNALLHEIIRTGRIDHDFIDVHTVGFDELAAHVADCTPAWASRICDVPARRITEAAEILGGAERLLSTVLQGVYQSHQAAAAACQVNNLQLIRGMLGRPGCGVLQMNGQPTAQNTRECGANGDLPGFRNWENDTHVADLARVWNVESSRIPHYAPPTPAMQIFRYAEQGSIRMLWISGTNPAVSLPELDRIRSILGQERLFTVVQDLYLTETAQLADVVLPAATWGEKTGTFTNADRTVHLSDKAVDPPGDARPDLDILLDYAGRMDFRDKDERPLVPWHDSESAFEAWKECSRGRPCDYTGLTYERLRGASGIQWPCTREAPEGTERLYTDGITWAAPDTCETYGRDLLTGASVSETEYRALNPDGRAVLKAAEYLPPHETTDDAYPLQLNTGRTLYHFHTRTKTGRAPQLNAAAPEVWVELSAGEALRHGVEEGDLVEVTSPRGSVRGRLRITGIRDGMVFLPFHYGYWDTPEGDHPGKDGGRAANETTVTDWDPVSKQPLFKTAAARLTLVERAEGTLCPAPTTTASAPADPRSVPPTTGGPSAMAHQTVASTEGHRR